From Pusillibacter faecalis, one genomic window encodes:
- a CDS encoding RNA polymerase sigma factor: protein MTCTEEYREHIEYTFHAFCKVVIRNATINAARTRSRKHKREISLEYLTDEKHYPLGTTDEYFQAPEPDEEYILTLCGDTVIFSSGLLAEALSRLDEREREMIYLSFFKRIPQHEIGRQYGRSRSTAGYHIRKVLRQLQAEMEGMAYEK, encoded by the coding sequence ATGACCTGTACAGAAGAATATCGGGAACATATCGAGTACACTTTCCATGCCTTTTGCAAAGTCGTTATCCGAAATGCAACGATCAACGCAGCGAGGACACGGAGCAGGAAGCACAAAAGAGAAATATCCCTTGAATACCTCACAGACGAAAAGCACTACCCTTTAGGCACGACAGATGAATATTTCCAAGCCCCGGAGCCGGACGAGGAATACATACTTACCCTTTGCGGCGATACGGTCATTTTCAGCAGCGGCTTACTTGCGGAAGCCCTGTCACGGCTGGACGAACGGGAGCGGGAAATGATTTACCTGTCCTTTTTCAAGCGTATTCCACAGCACGAAATTGGCAGACAGTACGGGCGCAGCCGCAGCACAGCGGGCTACCATATCCGAAAAGTCCTACGGCAGCTCCAAGCGGAAATGGAGGGAATGGCATATGAGAAATAA
- a CDS encoding class I SAM-dependent methyltransferase, which translates to MEYSKEDLMEAKRQILGVGENMGTEESKKIWEKNAQFWDNAMGDKSNEFHREVVRPKVTELLSPNPADYILDIACGNGNYSSYLAQRGASIVAFDYSKKMIELAKRRQSQYAKQIEFCVADATNRESILELKRNRAFTKAVSNMAIMDITDIEPLLMAVYELLEESGIFVFATQHPCFITLTEKYMTPHSYYGIAIEGQPEEQIYYHRSIQDIFNLCFRAGFVIDGFYEECFKNNKEIPMVMIVRLKKVKRDSLK; encoded by the coding sequence ATGGAATATAGTAAGGAAGATTTAATGGAAGCAAAAAGGCAAATTTTGGGAGTGGGAGAGAACATGGGAACAGAGGAAAGTAAAAAAATCTGGGAGAAAAACGCACAATTTTGGGATAATGCAATGGGTGACAAATCTAATGAATTTCACAGAGAGGTAGTGCGTCCCAAAGTAACGGAACTTCTATCTCCTAATCCTGCGGATTACATTTTGGATATTGCGTGTGGCAATGGAAATTATTCTTCGTATCTTGCACAAAGAGGCGCTTCGATTGTCGCTTTTGATTACAGCAAAAAAATGATAGAATTGGCTAAAAGACGGCAATCACAATATGCAAAACAAATTGAATTTTGTGTAGCGGATGCGACCAATAGAGAAAGTATATTAGAATTAAAAAGAAATCGAGCCTTTACGAAAGCAGTTTCTAATATGGCAATTATGGATATTACGGATATTGAACCACTTCTTATGGCTGTTTATGAACTGTTGGAGGAAAGCGGAATTTTTGTCTTTGCAACGCAACACCCTTGTTTTATCACGTTGACTGAAAAATATATGACACCGCACAGTTACTATGGTATAGCGATTGAAGGGCAACCGGAGGAGCAGATTTATTATCATCGTTCCATACAAGATATTTTTAACCTTTGTTTTAGAGCTGGATTTGTCATTGATGGATTTTATGAAGAATGTTTCAAAAACAACAAAGAAATTCCTATGGTAATGATAGTAAGGCTTAAAAAGGTAAAACGTGATAGCTTAAAATAA
- the tet(W) gene encoding tetracycline resistance ribosomal protection protein Tet(W), whose translation MKIINIGILAHVDAGKTTLTESLLYASGAISEPGSVEKGTTRTDTMFLERQRGITIQAAVTSFQWHRCKVNIVDTPGHMDFLAEVYRSLAVLDGAILVISAKDGVQAQTRILFHALRKMNIPTVIFINKIDQAGVDLQSVVQSVRDKLSADIIIKQTVSLSPEIVLEENTDIEAWDAVIENNDELLEKYIAGEPISREKLAREEQQRVQDASLFPVYHGSAKNGLGIQPLMDAVTGLFQPIGEQGGAALCGSVFKVEYTDCGQRRVYLRLYSGTLRLRDTVALAGREKLKITEMRIPSKGEIVRTDTAYQGEIVILPSDSVRLNDVLGDQTRLPRKRWREDPLPMLRTTIAPKTAAQRERLLDALTQLADTDPLLRCEVDSITHEIILSFLGRVQLEVVSALLSEKYKLETVVKEPSVIYMERPLKAASHTIHIEVPPNPFWASIGLSVTPLSLGSGVQYESRVSLGYLNQSFQNAVRDGIRYGLEQGLFGWNVTDCKICFEYGLYYSPVSTPADFRSLAPIVLEQALKESGTQLLEPYLSFILYAPQEYLSRAYHDAPKYCATIETAQVKKDEVVFTGEIPARCIQAYRTDLAFYTNGRSVCLTELKGYQAAVGQPVIQPRRPNSRLDKVRHMFQKVM comes from the coding sequence ATGAAAATAATCAATATTGGAATTCTTGCCCATGTAGACGCTGGAAAGACGACCTTGACGGAGAGCCTGCTATATGCCAGCGGAGCCATTTCAGAACCGGGGAGCGTCGAAAAAGGGACAACGAGGACGGACACCATGTTTTTGGAGCGGCAGCGTGGGATTACCATTCAAGCGGCAGTCACTTCCTTCCAGTGGCACAGATGTAAAGTTAACATTGTGGATACGCCCGGCCACATGGATTTTTTGGCGGAGGTGTACCGCTCTTTGGCTGTTTTAGATGGGGCCATCTTGGTGATCTCCGCTAAAGATGGCGTGCAGGCCCAGACCCGTATTCTGTTCCATGCCCTGCGGAAAATGAACATTCCCACCGTTATCTTTATCAACAAGATCGACCAGGCTGGCGTTGATTTGCAGAGCGTGGTTCAGTCTGTTCGGGATAAGCTCTCCGCCGATATTATCATCAAGCAGACGGTGTCGCTGTCCCCGGAAATAGTCCTGGAGGAAAATACCGACATAGAAGCATGGGATGCGGTCATCGAAAATAACGATGAATTATTGGAAAAGTATATCGCAGGAGAACCAATCAGCCGGGAAAAACTTGCGCGGGAGGAACAGCAGCGGGTTCAAGACGCCTCCCTGTTCCCAGTCTATCATGGCAGCGCCAAAAATGGCCTTGGCATTCAACCGTTGATGGATGCGGTGACAGGGCTGTTCCAACCGATTGGGGAACAGGGGGGCGCCGCCCTATGCGGCAGCGTTTTCAAGGTTGAGTACACCGATTGCGGCCAGCGGCGTGTCTATCTACGGTTATACAGCGGAACGCTGCGCCTGCGGGATACGGTGGCCCTGGCCGGGAGAGAAAAGCTGAAAATCACAGAGATGCGTATTCCATCCAAAGGGGAAATTGTTCGGACAGACACCGCTTATCAGGGTGAAATTGTTATCCTTCCCAGCGACAGCGTGAGGTTAAACGATGTATTAGGGGACCAAACCCGGCTCCCTCGTAAAAGGTGGCGCGAGGACCCCCTCCCCATGCTGCGGACGACGATTGCGCCGAAAACGGCAGCGCAAAGAGAACGGCTGCTGGACGCTCTTACGCAACTTGCGGATACTGACCCGCTTTTGCGTTGCGAAGTGGATTCCATCACCCATGAGATCATTCTTTCTTTTTTGGGCCGGGTGCAGTTGGAGGTTGTTTCCGCTTTGCTGTCGGAAAAATACAAGCTTGAAACAGTGGTAAAGGAACCCTCCGTCATTTATATGGAGCGGCCGCTCAAAGCAGCCAGCCACACCATCCATATCGAGGTGCCGCCCAACCCGTTTTGGGCATCCATAGGACTGTCTGTTACACCACTCTCGCTTGGCTCCGGTGTACAATACGAGAGCCGGGTTTCGCTGGGATACTTGAACCAGAGTTTTCAAAACGCTGTCAGGGATGGTATCCGTTACGGGCTGGAGCAGGGCTTGTTCGGCTGGAACGTAACGGACTGTAAGATTTGCTTTGAATACGGGCTTTATTACAGTCCGGTCAGCACGCCGGCGGACTTCCGCTCATTGGCCCCGATTGTATTGGAACAGGCATTGAAGGAATCGGGGACGCAGCTGCTGGAACCTTATCTCTCCTTCATCCTCTATGCGCCCCAGGAATACCTTTCCAGGGCTTATCATGATGCACCGAAATACTGTGCCACCATCGAAACGGCCCAGGTAAAAAAGGATGAAGTTGTCTTTACTGGCGAGATTCCCGCCCGCTGTATACAGGCATACCGTACTGATCTGGCCTTTTACACCAACGGGCGGAGCGTATGCCTTACAGAGCTGAAAGGATATCAGGCCGCTGTCGGTCAGCCGGTCATCCAGCCCCGCCGTCCAAACAGCCGCCTGGACAAGGTGCGCCATATGTTTCAGAAGGTAATGTAA
- a CDS encoding AAA family ATPase, producing MKQKIYLITGLMASGKSTVSDLLAKSIEKCVHLRGDVFRKMIISGRENMSATPSAEAVRQLYLRYKLTADAARSYFDNGFSVVIQDNYYGDELNRMINYLHKYPVEVVVLCPDVETIKERERYREKTGYSGFTVETLYDTFMQTTPRIGFWLDNSNQTPQQTAETILNTRKPV from the coding sequence ATGAAACAAAAAATTTATCTCATTACAGGCTTAATGGCTTCTGGAAAATCTACAGTTTCCGATTTACTGGCAAAATCAATAGAAAAATGCGTCCATCTTCGTGGTGATGTGTTCCGAAAAATGATTATTTCAGGCAGAGAAAATATGTCAGCTACCCCATCAGCGGAAGCAGTCCGCCAGCTGTACCTTCGATACAAATTGACTGCTGATGCGGCAAGGTCATACTTTGACAACGGCTTTTCTGTAGTGATCCAAGATAACTACTACGGTGATGAATTAAACCGAATGATAAATTATCTGCATAAATACCCTGTTGAGGTTGTCGTTCTTTGTCCAGATGTGGAAACAATAAAAGAAAGGGAACGATACAGGGAGAAAACAGGCTATTCCGGCTTTACGGTTGAAACCTTATACGATACATTTATGCAGACAACACCACGGATCGGCTTTTGGCTGGACAATTCCAATCAAACACCACAGCAGACAGCAGAAACCATTCTGAACACCAGGAAGCCGGTATGA
- a CDS encoding transposon-encoded TnpW family protein — protein MQVSDAATASRAPENTPAMIKKIGKTTYKVHVHFSNTSTETMSDKIKRMLKNEIQQM, from the coding sequence ATGCAGGTGTCAGACGCCGCTACTGCGTCCAGAGCGCCGGAAAACACGCCGGCGATGATAAAGAAAATCGGAAAGACAACCTACAAGGTTCATGTCCATTTCAGCAATACCAGCACAGAAACCATGAGCGATAAAATCAAGCGTATGCTCAAAAATGAAATTCAGCAAATGTGA
- a CDS encoding ATP-binding protein, translating into MIEITAEIRAFIDRAAVGVELAEDEYIDPSDGLIHCKKCGGQRQTVVPCFGKSGYFMPRCICQCQREAEEQRKAAEERQRRMERIKRRKAQGLQDRYLYDYTFFNDNGQNPLMDKAHAYVENWKEAYKSNIGLLLFGDVGTGKSFFAGCIANALLDQDVPVLMTNFPTILNRLTGMFSEDRSEFIASFDEYDLLIIDDLGVERSTEYAMEQMFFVIDSRYRSRRPMIITTNLKLSELKNPPDLAHARIYDRILERCAPILFDGKNFREENAGATRQAAKDIVNSKHD; encoded by the coding sequence ATGATTGAGATTACCGCAGAAATCCGGGCGTTCATCGACAGGGCAGCTGTCGGTGTGGAATTGGCTGAGGACGAGTATATAGATCCGTCAGACGGTCTCATCCACTGTAAGAAATGCGGCGGCCAGAGGCAGACCGTTGTGCCATGCTTTGGGAAATCCGGCTACTTTATGCCGCGCTGCATCTGCCAGTGCCAGCGGGAGGCTGAGGAGCAGCGCAAGGCTGCTGAAGAACGGCAGCGCCGCATGGAGCGTATCAAACGCCGAAAGGCACAGGGCTTGCAAGACCGTTATCTGTACGACTACACATTTTTCAATGATAACGGGCAAAACCCATTGATGGACAAGGCTCACGCCTATGTGGAGAACTGGAAAGAGGCATATAAGAGCAATATCGGGCTTTTGCTGTTTGGAGATGTGGGAACCGGCAAGTCTTTTTTCGCCGGATGTATTGCCAACGCTCTACTTGACCAGGATGTGCCGGTGCTGATGACGAACTTCCCCACCATTCTGAACCGCCTGACCGGGATGTTCTCTGAGGACAGGTCAGAGTTTATTGCCAGCTTTGACGAATATGACCTGCTTATCATTGACGATCTGGGTGTAGAGCGCAGTACAGAATATGCTATGGAGCAGATGTTTTTCGTCATCGACAGCCGCTATCGCAGCCGCAGACCCATGATTATCACAACAAACTTGAAACTGTCCGAGTTGAAAAACCCGCCTGATCTGGCTCACGCCCGTATCTATGACCGTATTCTGGAACGGTGTGCGCCGATTCTCTTTGACGGGAAGAATTTCCGGGAAGAAAATGCCGGTGCTACCCGACAGGCAGCAAAAGACATTGTAAACAGTAAGCACGATTGA
- a CDS encoding phage replisome organizer N-terminal domain-containing protein, producing the protein MSDNRKYYYLKLKENYFDDDSIVLLESMQDGVLYSNILLKLYLKSLKHGGRLQLDEDIPYTAQMIATITRQQIGTVERALQIFLKLGLVEVLDSGTFYMSNIELLIGQSSTEAERKRAARLQNKALSALRISGGHLSDIRPPEIEIELEKEIEIKREIEKVRPETGHPSHTYGHYQNVFLTDEELADLQASFPAVWEQYIEKLSEYMASTGKRYQSHAATIRRWAGEDAKKAVTPSRNRDYSVKEDETV; encoded by the coding sequence ATGTCAGACAATCGAAAATATTATTACCTGAAACTCAAAGAAAACTATTTTGATGATGATTCCATCGTGCTGCTGGAAAGTATGCAGGACGGTGTGCTGTATTCTAACATTCTGCTCAAGCTGTATCTGAAATCGCTGAAACATGGCGGGCGGCTCCAGCTTGACGAGGACATCCCTTACACGGCGCAGATGATCGCCACCATTACCCGCCAGCAGATCGGCACTGTTGAGAGGGCCTTGCAGATATTTTTGAAGCTGGGTCTTGTGGAAGTGCTGGACAGCGGCACATTCTACATGAGCAACATCGAACTTTTAATCGGCCAGTCCTCTACTGAGGCCGAGCGAAAGCGGGCTGCAAGGCTTCAAAATAAGGCTCTTTCTGCGCTCCGGATAAGTGGCGGACATTTGTCCGACATTCGTCCACCAGAGATAGAGATAGAGTTAGAGAAAGAGATAGAGATAAAGAGAGAGATAGAGAAGGTACGCCCTGAAACGGGGCACCCTTCCCACACTTATGGCCATTACCAGAATGTTTTCCTGACAGATGAAGAACTGGCAGACTTGCAGGCCAGCTTTCCTGCTGTATGGGAACAGTACATCGAAAAACTGTCCGAGTACATGGCTTCTACCGGCAAGCGTTATCAGAGCCATGCAGCGACCATCCGGCGCTGGGCCGGTGAGGACGCTAAAAAAGCTGTCACACCCTCACGCAACCGGGATTACAGCGTAAAGGAGGATGAAACTGTATGA
- a CDS encoding cysteine-rich VLP domain-containing protein codes for MKNNKTEPIPVMDYRQYRRARKLVHECCNYIDGNCIALDDGEECVCVQSISYSLLCRWFRAAVLPQDKELETALFHRLNAKKCSVCRALFTPGSNRAKYCPECAARMKRINAAKRKRKQREKCHALGAEKPL; via the coding sequence ATGAAGAACAACAAGACTGAACCTATCCCTGTCATGGATTACCGCCAGTATCGCAGAGCGCGGAAACTGGTGCATGAGTGCTGTAACTACATCGACGGAAACTGTATCGCTCTGGACGATGGGGAGGAATGTGTTTGTGTCCAGTCTATTTCCTACTCCCTGTTGTGCAGGTGGTTTCGGGCGGCGGTATTACCGCAGGATAAGGAACTGGAAACGGCGCTGTTCCACCGGCTGAATGCTAAGAAATGCTCCGTATGTAGGGCGCTGTTTACCCCCGGTTCCAACCGGGCCAAATACTGCCCGGAATGTGCCGCACGCATGAAGCGGATCAACGCCGCAAAGCGCAAGCGGAAACAACGGGAGAAATGTCACGCTTTAGGGGCTGAAAAACCCTTGTAA
- a CDS encoding type II toxin-antitoxin system RelB/DinJ family antitoxin, whose protein sequence is MAGNTTNISIRMDADLKAQADALFTELGMNLTTAFNIFVRQSLREGGIPFEVRLEQPNKETVAAMLEAERIAKDPSVKGYNDLDELFADLKR, encoded by the coding sequence ATGGCTGGAAATACCACAAACATCAGTATCCGCATGGACGCAGATTTGAAAGCGCAGGCGGACGCACTGTTTACTGAACTTGGCATGAACCTGACTACGGCGTTTAACATCTTTGTGCGCCAGTCGCTTCGTGAAGGCGGCATTCCCTTTGAGGTAAGGCTGGAACAGCCGAACAAAGAAACGGTTGCTGCCATGCTGGAAGCGGAAAGGATTGCAAAAGACCCGTCTGTAAAGGGCTACAATGACCTTGACGAGTTGTTTGCTGACCTGAAAAGATGA
- a CDS encoding type II toxin-antitoxin system YafQ family toxin, whose translation MKETKYTVKYTTSFKKDYKRAIKRGLKIELLEQVVALLAMGEPLPDKNRDHDLSGDWAGHRECHILPDWLLVYRIEDDVLVLTLARTGTHSDLFGK comes from the coding sequence ATGAAAGAAACCAAATATACCGTCAAGTACACGACCAGTTTCAAAAAAGACTACAAACGAGCCATAAAGCGTGGCTTGAAGATTGAGCTGCTGGAGCAGGTCGTAGCATTGCTGGCAATGGGCGAACCGCTGCCGGATAAGAACCGCGACCATGACCTGTCCGGCGATTGGGCGGGCCATCGGGAATGTCATATTCTCCCGGACTGGCTGCTTGTCTATCGCATAGAGGATGATGTTCTGGTGCTGACGCTGGCCCGCACCGGCACACACAGCGACTTGTTCGGCAAATAA